A region of Pseudomonas saponiphila DNA encodes the following proteins:
- a CDS encoding DUF2288 domain-containing protein — MTQEPSTLYAKLLGETASISWKELEPFFAKGALLWVEADLDLIEAAQAVAENQAEKVAAWLAEGKVEKLSATRASDLLERDPELWAVVVSPWILTQERALR, encoded by the coding sequence ATGACTCAAGAACCTAGCACCCTCTATGCCAAGCTGCTTGGTGAGACCGCATCTATCAGCTGGAAGGAACTGGAGCCGTTCTTCGCCAAGGGTGCCCTATTGTGGGTCGAGGCCGACCTGGATCTGATCGAGGCAGCCCAGGCCGTGGCCGAGAATCAGGCAGAAAAAGTCGCGGCCTGGTTGGCCGAAGGGAAGGTTGAAAAGCTGTCTGCGACGCGGGCGTCCGATCTGTTGGAACGCGATCCGGAGCTGTGGGCGGTGGTGGTTTCGCCGTGGATTCTGACCCAGGAAAGGGCGTTGCGCTGA
- a CDS encoding branched-chain amino acid ABC transporter substrate-binding protein: MNKATKQISKLFAAMVLAGVASHSFAADTIKIGIAGPKTGPVAQYGDMQFSGAKMAIEQINAKGGVNGKKLEAVEYDDACDPKQAVAVANKVVNDGVKFVVGHLCSSSTQPASDIYEDEGVVMITPAATSPDITARGYKMVFRTIGLDSAQGPAAGNYIADHVKPKIVAVLHDKQQYGEGIATAVKQTLEKKNTKVAVFEGINAGDKDFSSLIAKLKQANVDFVYYGGYHPELGLILRQAQEKGLKAKFMGPEGVGNDSISQIAKDASEGLLVTLPKSFDQDPANVALADAFKAKKEDPSGPFVFPSYSAVEVIAGAITNAKSEDAGKVAEAIHAGTFKTPTGDLSFDAKGDLKDFKFVVYEWHFGKPKTEVSPQ; this comes from the coding sequence ATGAATAAGGCTACTAAGCAGATTTCCAAACTGTTTGCCGCTATGGTCCTGGCCGGTGTTGCCAGCCATTCGTTCGCAGCTGACACCATCAAGATCGGTATCGCCGGCCCCAAGACCGGCCCGGTAGCCCAGTACGGCGACATGCAGTTCAGTGGCGCCAAAATGGCCATCGAACAGATCAACGCCAAGGGCGGCGTCAACGGCAAGAAGCTCGAAGCCGTTGAATACGATGACGCCTGCGACCCTAAACAAGCCGTGGCGGTGGCCAACAAAGTGGTCAACGATGGCGTCAAGTTCGTGGTCGGCCACCTCTGCTCCAGCTCCACTCAACCCGCTTCCGACATCTACGAAGATGAAGGCGTGGTGATGATCACCCCCGCCGCCACCAGCCCGGACATCACCGCTCGTGGTTACAAGATGGTGTTCCGCACCATCGGCCTGGACAGCGCCCAGGGCCCGGCCGCCGGCAACTACATCGCCGATCACGTGAAGCCCAAGATCGTCGCCGTGCTCCACGACAAGCAGCAGTACGGTGAAGGCATCGCCACCGCCGTGAAGCAGACCCTGGAGAAGAAAAACACCAAAGTGGCCGTGTTCGAAGGCATCAACGCCGGCGACAAGGACTTCTCTTCGCTGATCGCCAAGCTCAAGCAAGCCAACGTCGACTTCGTCTACTACGGCGGCTACCACCCGGAGCTGGGCCTGATCCTGCGTCAAGCCCAGGAAAAGGGCCTGAAGGCCAAGTTCATGGGTCCGGAAGGCGTGGGTAACGACTCCATTTCGCAGATCGCCAAGGACGCTTCCGAAGGCCTGCTGGTAACCCTGCCGAAATCCTTCGACCAGGACCCGGCCAACGTCGCCCTGGCTGACGCGTTCAAGGCCAAGAAAGAAGACCCGAGCGGTCCTTTCGTATTCCCTTCCTACTCCGCCGTTGAAGTGATCGCTGGCGCCATTACCAACGCCAAGAGCGAAGACGCGGGCAAGGTGGCTGAAGCCATCCACGCCGGCACCTTCAAGACCCCCACCGGTGACCTGAGCTTCGATGCCAAGGGCGACTTGAAAGACTTCAAATTCGTGGTCTACGAGTGGCACTTCGGCAAACCTAAAACCGAAGTTTCTCCTCAGTAA
- a CDS encoding NAD(P)-dependent oxidoreductase, producing the protein MMSALPSLGFAGIGLMGLPMCHRLLAAGYPLAVWNRNPEKCAPLVAAGARQVATPAQLCEQADLVLLCLANTEVVRDVVFGPEGIAQGARAGQLLLDLSSLEPTATREMAAELARSRGMAWVDAPVSGGTQGAEAGSLAIMVGGAPADVERVRPVLLALGQRVTHMGAVGAGQVTKACNQMIVACNALVIAEVVALAERSGVDAKRIAEALAGGFADSKPLQILAPQMAESRFEPVKWHVRTLLKDLDGAVKLSREQGSATPISGLAAQLMRLHGAQGHLEQDPATLVRLYRDSTALD; encoded by the coding sequence ATGATGTCAGCGTTACCTTCGCTCGGGTTTGCCGGAATCGGCCTGATGGGCTTGCCGATGTGCCATCGGCTGCTGGCGGCGGGCTATCCGCTGGCGGTATGGAACCGCAACCCGGAAAAGTGCGCGCCCCTGGTGGCCGCCGGGGCGCGACAAGTAGCCACACCGGCGCAGCTCTGCGAACAGGCGGACCTGGTGCTGTTGTGCCTGGCCAACACCGAGGTGGTGCGCGACGTGGTGTTTGGCCCGGAAGGTATCGCCCAGGGCGCGCGGGCCGGGCAGCTGCTGCTGGACCTGTCCAGCCTGGAGCCCACGGCGACTCGGGAAATGGCCGCCGAACTGGCTCGCAGCAGAGGCATGGCCTGGGTCGATGCGCCGGTCTCCGGCGGCACGCAAGGCGCCGAGGCCGGTAGCCTGGCGATCATGGTTGGTGGCGCGCCGGCAGATGTCGAGCGGGTGCGCCCGGTGTTGCTGGCATTGGGGCAGCGGGTCACGCACATGGGCGCGGTGGGCGCCGGTCAGGTGACCAAGGCCTGCAACCAGATGATCGTCGCCTGCAACGCCCTGGTGATTGCCGAAGTGGTGGCCCTGGCCGAGCGTTCGGGGGTGGATGCCAAGCGCATCGCCGAGGCCCTGGCCGGTGGCTTTGCCGATTCGAAACCCTTGCAGATTCTCGCTCCGCAAATGGCCGAGAGCCGTTTCGAGCCGGTGAAGTGGCATGTGCGGACCCTGCTCAAGGACCTGGATGGCGCGGTGAAGTTGTCTCGGGAACAGGGTTCGGCGACTCCGATCAGCGGATTAGCTGCACAGTTGATGCGCCTGCATGG